A genomic window from Euleptes europaea isolate rEulEur1 chromosome 9, rEulEur1.hap1, whole genome shotgun sequence includes:
- the WBP1 gene encoding WW domain-binding protein 1 has product MGREPQSEWAALLGRERQAREFCPGVNRQPYVCETGHCCGEKGCCIYYYELWWFWLLWTVLILFSCCCAYRHRRAKLRLQQQQRQREINLIAYHGACHCPPSMGDLRMLASFKLPAYEEVANRPTTPPPPYSATLGGSAASRLGSSTLTLTGSSENYTSCSCESSCLTSPSSTSLSATEASTPSEAEGEGAGACSSRTGDSWESASPSLPSQALPPKHTLFSSNVELYEGDSRRVSDSDDTQDEAEHFRHRRLTGDSGIEVGRGQDEEAAEDSEEEAAHLLGKGAPRSSPEPQGLCGGQTEGDPEDLPSPALPV; this is encoded by the exons ATGGGGCGGGAGCCCCAGTCCGAGTGGGCCGCGCTGCTGGGCCGGGAGCGGCAG gcgCGCGAGTTCTGCCCCGGCGTCAACCGGCAGCCCTACGTGTGCGAGACGGGCCACTGCTGCGGCGAGAAGGGCTGCTGCATCTACTACTACGAGCTCTGGT GGTTCTGGCTCCTGTGGACGGTCCTGATCCTGTTCAGCTGCTGCTGCGCCTACCGGCACCGCCGCGCCAAGCTgcgcctgcagcagcagcagcgccagcGGGAGATCAACCTCATTGCCTACCACGGTGCCTGCCACTGCCCGCCCTCCATGGGGGACCTGA GGATGCTGGCTTCCTTCAAGCTGCCTGCCTACGAGGAGGTGGCAAACCGCCCAACCACCCCACCACCCCCGTACAGTGCCACCCTGGGGGGTTCCGCCGCCAGCCGCCTGGGCTCCAGCACGCTCACCCTGACAGGCAGCTCGGAGAACTACACCAGCTGCTCCTGCGAGTCCAGCTGCCTGACGTCCCCCAGCAGCACCTCCCTGTCGGCCACCGAGGCCAGCACACCCAGCGAGGCAGAGGGCGAGGGGGCAGGGGCCTGCAGCAGCCGCACAGGAGACAGCTGGGAGTCGGCCAGCCCCTCACTGCCGAGTCAGGCCCTGCCCCCTAAGCACACGCTCTTCTCCTCCAACGTGGAGCTCTACGAAGGTGATTCGCGGCGGGTCTCCGACAGCGACGACACCCAGGATGAGGCCGAGCACTTCCGGCACCGCCGCCTCACGGGGGACTCCGGCATCGAGGTGGGGCGGGGCCAGGATGAAGAGGCGGCCGAGGACAGTGAGGAGGAAGCGGCACACCTGCTTGGCAAAGGGGCTCCCCGCTCCTCCCCTGAGCCCCAGGGCCTTTGTGGGGGACAGACTGAAGGGGACCCCGAAGACCTGCCGTCGCCCGCGTTGCCTGTCTGA